A single region of the Neisseriaceae bacterium genome encodes:
- the mgtE gene encoding magnesium transporter, producing MRGIFADMEKNMHPNDIAEKLVELDQKDRLFNFYCLPKELKVEVFSYLNSVLQREIIEALGTEETKEILNMMAPDDRTEFFLDLPDELIKETINLLGKKQRDVALKLLGYPENSVARIMTPFYIRVKEGWTVERVFDHIKRYGKIVETLNIVYVVDDNSVLLDDIPIGKFLMAEPGTLVSELCDYSFKALPTTMLQELGAQEFKKYDRSALPVITDTGVLVGIVTSDDIIDVITEEMTEDAQKYGAVEALETPYVNISLFNLYKKRAGWLIILFIGETITANAMGYFQHQLERAIVLALFIPLIISSGGNTGSQASTLIIRALALEEITLKDWLFVLRRETIMGLMLGLTLAIIGFLRIETWQHLGWFDYGEYFGLLGLTVAVALIGVALWGTIVGAMIPFILKSFRLDPATASAPFVATLVDVTGLVIYFLVAMVILSNSLL from the coding sequence ATGCGTGGTATTTTTGCAGATATGGAAAAAAATATGCATCCTAATGATATTGCAGAAAAATTAGTAGAATTGGATCAGAAAGATAGGTTATTCAACTTTTATTGTCTGCCTAAAGAATTAAAGGTTGAAGTATTTAGTTATTTAAATTCAGTTTTGCAAAGAGAAATTATAGAGGCATTAGGTACAGAAGAGACCAAAGAAATATTAAATATGATGGCTCCAGATGATAGAACAGAGTTTTTTCTCGATTTACCAGATGAATTAATTAAAGAGACTATTAATTTATTAGGTAAAAAGCAAAGAGATGTTGCTTTAAAGTTATTGGGTTATCCTGAGAACTCTGTTGCACGAATTATGACACCATTTTATATTCGTGTAAAAGAAGGCTGGACAGTAGAGCGTGTGTTCGATCACATTAAACGCTATGGGAAGATTGTTGAAACACTCAACATTGTCTATGTAGTAGATGATAATAGTGTTTTATTGGATGATATTCCGATTGGAAAATTTTTGATGGCGGAGCCAGGTACATTAGTTTCTGAATTATGTGATTATAGTTTTAAAGCTTTGCCCACTACTATGCTTCAGGAATTGGGTGCACAAGAGTTTAAAAAGTATGATCGTTCGGCCCTACCCGTGATTACTGATACTGGTGTATTAGTTGGTATTGTTACATCCGATGATATCATTGATGTTATTACAGAAGAAATGACAGAAGATGCTCAGAAATATGGAGCAGTGGAAGCATTGGAAACACCATATGTGAATATTTCTTTATTTAATCTTTATAAAAAAAGAGCGGGCTGGTTAATTATTTTGTTTATAGGTGAAACAATAACCGCTAATGCTATGGGTTATTTTCAACATCAACTAGAACGTGCTATTGTATTGGCTTTATTTATTCCCCTGATTATTTCTAGTGGAGGTAATACAGGTTCACAGGCATCAACTTTAATTATACGAGCACTGGCATTGGAAGAAATAACATTAAAAGATTGGCTCTTTGTTTTACGTCGAGAAACAATAATGGGGTTGATGCTTGGTTTAACGCTAGCCATTATCGGGTTTTTAAGGATAGAGACATGGCAGCATCTGGGGTGGTTTGATTATGGAGAGTATTTTGGTTTATTGGGTCTAACAGTGGCTGTTGCATTGATTGGTGTAGCTTTATGGGGAACAATAGTAGGTGCTATGATTCCATTTATATTAAAATCGTTCAGATTAGATCCTGCAACTGCTTCAGCGCCATTTGTTGCCACTTTGGTAGATGTGACCGGGTTGGT